A genomic stretch from Dissulfuribacter thermophilus includes:
- a CDS encoding carboxypeptidase regulatory-like domain-containing protein, which produces MKWSIGLNERIKVVCLAFFWLLLILAGNGQARTNLFFIGPQTVEAVPGAEVTFTVYVKAEKLRAFGFSVLLDTRYVTYVPNSLSRTGLTENFDFLGANLVENQVFDENRPYLKELIIGGSALNPVSSTWNDGQVKHGIMALATFKLKLVDDFQIPPEKYLTIPIVPSGTVNDFKTYRQGGGLLLFKAVGEKEPKVSISEPAFEARYEDANITASGSGTDEYGNPLSIYYWVDPFKIHYPLGSDFIIKTGSNVKIDFTSSSPGLQALYLVGMDDRFNGASAFTVFGIGEDVVVEFFGSIEGIVRSSTTLDPIAAAEVVAYEGEGSDLRRLVSVVTGGGGEFLIDGIGAGTYTLLVHREGYQEGSVTVTLKDDNSTIKNVIIELLPLGRPTGDVYSYINGKFCAFFEDSRIPAQGLRIRDVTGLYSCITREDGCCEIDWLRKGDDFKYMWLAEGEGAYSLVTSPQSISETDPINLFVKKALKTTLEVRVIDPISLVGVKGVQVSLYDDRIGRTIKVEGPTTTTGVVTFHGLEPGNSYVLSATLTDSGKTHLVKQTVSVEKGSNVYNLYLHKFDPGKLSASSLNGGKILLQVVDGTSFTPISLSTQTLYLIDFNNKKLNFYFVKDHYETSELLSGNYTLWVNPPGYQPLEGYRIQVSSEQKSGIVVHMFKDQQPITTVDNIEAIGKSSISGIVLAKTDLSPIWNAQLIFTLKDGTEVFTARTDASGRFEKRDITPGTYILELKANGYQEVLEELYVPPGTEYTGALKLFPQTTGKLSEVTESEPNPTFFGTVLSSIIDFSPHPIQGAKVRGLNTKDGSVLFDISTDGAGNFEVDGIDNDALFWLEVSASGFESQVLGPFQLIGTKPIFHPIFLVPQGLIKKFKTSGVESGADSALYFPEEEKLVLNGGYYLDVVSLDPVSQSLRHIGSFGLSKKVDETDFIFGPGNKGNGQYELLAFSNNTLEVFRLDRGFEGISLASDKIYLPFHPTDSVFRYPNLFIGTERGILSLEAFDGQGQSTSLPLIWNISTIRPKLLFSHDNGIVSVDQSGKCTFVETINPYVPVLRDSWSLEIRPIHGALSGGFGIFCDASGKILPIKEGVQRGLFLNGRAYDFNRFKKALVFTIDHPLANYKGKHMAFAVLIEDSWIDILELTDLNPWLLRRYPVTGAKDIFTGKLWVHYSIGQDRYEGAVYYLSPEGIGAIPVPTYLGTESRLDIHGIDNSSLGNSFVFTNKGYLLKLGATYNATSLSFSPDPGSYDVYFVDSDGRAKARTGISSFGAQSVDFSSLIPVDIETTLYPGAIQRVFHPGDDMGILITIRPSEPKLVDLYLLTEITAGDSTSTYYWIVGKDGSLEAKPYGDGPFPSSPEPVIRSIFFDRNVTAQTFLSHIPEDVSALSGKLKFLLTRPGADPEKTPEAVIGEDILDFRIN; this is translated from the coding sequence TTGAAGTGGTCCATTGGTTTGAATGAAAGAATCAAAGTGGTTTGCCTGGCCTTTTTCTGGCTTCTGTTAATACTTGCTGGAAATGGCCAGGCCAGGACAAACCTGTTTTTTATCGGCCCTCAAACCGTAGAAGCAGTGCCGGGAGCTGAGGTCACATTCACTGTTTATGTCAAGGCAGAAAAATTGAGGGCCTTTGGTTTTTCAGTGTTGTTGGACACAAGATATGTCACTTATGTGCCGAATAGTCTGTCTAGGACCGGACTGACGGAAAATTTTGATTTTCTAGGTGCAAATCTCGTCGAAAACCAGGTCTTTGATGAAAATAGGCCATATTTAAAGGAGCTTATAATTGGTGGTTCAGCCCTTAACCCTGTTTCGTCTACCTGGAACGACGGTCAGGTGAAGCATGGGATAATGGCTTTGGCGACATTCAAACTAAAACTAGTTGATGATTTTCAAATACCGCCAGAAAAATACCTGACAATCCCCATTGTTCCAAGTGGCACAGTAAACGATTTTAAGACCTATAGGCAGGGTGGAGGGCTACTTCTGTTCAAGGCAGTCGGTGAAAAGGAGCCGAAGGTCTCAATCTCTGAACCAGCCTTTGAGGCAAGATACGAGGATGCCAACATAACAGCATCAGGAAGTGGAACTGATGAGTACGGGAATCCTTTATCAATTTATTACTGGGTAGATCCCTTTAAGATTCATTATCCATTAGGTAGTGATTTTATTATCAAGACAGGCAGTAATGTTAAAATTGATTTCACCAGTTCTTCACCAGGATTGCAGGCCCTTTATCTTGTGGGCATGGATGACAGATTTAACGGGGCGTCTGCCTTTACAGTGTTTGGAATTGGTGAAGACGTAGTTGTAGAATTTTTCGGTTCAATAGAGGGAATTGTCAGAAGCTCAACCACGTTGGACCCAATTGCTGCTGCTGAAGTTGTTGCCTATGAAGGAGAAGGCAGTGATTTGCGTCGTCTAGTCTCTGTGGTTACAGGAGGCGGTGGCGAATTTCTGATAGATGGTATTGGGGCTGGAACTTACACTCTCCTTGTCCATAGGGAGGGATATCAGGAGGGCTCAGTTACTGTTACTCTCAAAGATGACAATTCTACTATAAAAAACGTAATCATTGAACTTCTGCCCCTGGGGCGGCCTACAGGTGATGTTTATTCCTACATCAATGGTAAGTTCTGCGCTTTTTTTGAAGATTCACGGATTCCAGCCCAGGGATTGAGGATAAGGGATGTAACTGGCCTATATTCTTGCATTACAAGAGAAGATGGCTGTTGTGAGATAGACTGGCTTAGAAAGGGTGACGACTTCAAATATATGTGGCTCGCAGAGGGAGAGGGGGCATATTCTCTGGTCACAAGTCCTCAGTCCATCTCTGAAACAGATCCAATAAATCTCTTTGTTAAAAAAGCCCTCAAAACAACTTTAGAAGTAAGGGTCATAGATCCGATTTCACTAGTTGGGGTTAAAGGCGTCCAGGTCAGCCTTTATGACGATCGGATAGGTAGGACCATAAAGGTTGAGGGACCAACAACCACAACTGGTGTCGTGACTTTCCACGGCCTGGAACCAGGTAATTCCTATGTGTTAAGTGCGACATTAACCGATTCGGGAAAGACCCATTTAGTAAAACAGACAGTTTCTGTTGAAAAGGGTAGCAATGTTTATAATCTGTACCTTCATAAGTTTGACCCGGGAAAACTGAGTGCCTCTAGCCTGAATGGCGGAAAGATCCTATTACAGGTAGTTGACGGGACCAGCTTCACTCCTATTAGCCTTTCAACTCAAACTCTATATCTAATTGATTTTAATAATAAAAAATTGAATTTCTATTTTGTGAAGGACCACTATGAGACATCAGAGCTTCTAAGTGGAAACTATACCCTTTGGGTTAATCCTCCAGGATACCAACCTCTTGAGGGATACAGAATTCAAGTATCGTCAGAACAAAAAAGTGGAATAGTGGTTCATATGTTTAAAGACCAACAGCCCATAACAACAGTAGATAACATAGAAGCTATAGGTAAAAGTAGTATTTCCGGGATTGTTCTGGCAAAAACTGATCTTTCCCCAATATGGAATGCCCAGCTCATTTTTACCCTAAAAGATGGAACCGAGGTGTTCACAGCGCGGACCGATGCCTCAGGTCGTTTTGAAAAGCGTGACATAACCCCAGGTACGTACATACTCGAACTAAAAGCAAATGGATATCAGGAGGTTTTAGAGGAGTTGTATGTCCCACCAGGGACTGAGTACACTGGGGCTTTAAAACTTTTTCCTCAAACCACTGGAAAACTATCTGAGGTTACTGAATCAGAACCAAATCCAACATTTTTTGGGACGGTTTTGTCATCCATTATAGATTTTAGCCCTCATCCAATACAGGGGGCAAAGGTCAGGGGACTGAACACAAAGGACGGTTCAGTACTCTTTGATATATCTACTGACGGAGCTGGTAACTTTGAGGTAGATGGAATAGACAATGATGCATTATTTTGGTTAGAGGTGTCGGCATCAGGTTTTGAGTCCCAAGTCCTTGGTCCTTTTCAACTAATCGGTACCAAGCCTATTTTCCATCCTATTTTCCTAGTGCCACAGGGCCTAATCAAAAAGTTTAAGACATCTGGTGTAGAATCTGGGGCAGATTCAGCGCTTTATTTCCCAGAAGAAGAAAAACTGGTTTTAAATGGTGGATATTACCTAGATGTCGTTTCGCTTGATCCTGTTTCGCAGTCTCTACGCCACATAGGATCCTTTGGCTTGTCAAAGAAGGTGGACGAGACTGATTTCATCTTTGGTCCAGGAAATAAGGGAAATGGCCAATATGAACTCCTTGCATTTTCAAATAATACTCTCGAGGTCTTTAGGCTTGATCGCGGTTTTGAAGGTATTTCCCTGGCCTCAGACAAAATATATCTTCCTTTTCATCCTACTGATTCGGTTTTTAGATATCCAAATCTTTTCATTGGAACTGAAAGAGGAATTTTGAGTCTCGAGGCCTTTGATGGTCAAGGCCAAAGTACTTCTCTTCCGCTTATATGGAATATTTCGACAATAAGGCCAAAGCTCCTTTTTTCCCATGACAATGGGATTGTCTCTGTGGATCAATCGGGCAAATGCACTTTTGTGGAGACAATTAATCCATATGTACCAGTTTTGAGGGATTCATGGAGTCTCGAAATAAGACCTATTCATGGGGCCCTCAGTGGAGGCTTCGGAATATTCTGTGATGCATCAGGGAAAATACTTCCAATAAAAGAGGGGGTACAAAGGGGGCTCTTTTTAAATGGAAGGGCCTACGACTTTAACCGCTTTAAAAAGGCCCTGGTCTTTACCATAGATCATCCATTGGCCAATTATAAAGGAAAACACATGGCATTTGCTGTGCTGATAGAGGATTCATGGATTGATATCCTTGAATTGACAGATCTCAATCCCTGGCTCCTAAGAAGGTATCCGGTCACCGGAGCAAAGGACATTTTTACAGGAAAGTTATGGGTTCATTACTCAATTGGTCAAGACCGATATGAGGGTGCGGTCTATTACCTGTCTCCTGAAGGTATTGGGGCAATTCCTGTCCCCACCTATCTAGGTACAGAGAGCCGTTTGGACATCCATGGCATAGATAATTCTAGCCTAGGGAATTCCTTCGTCTTTACGAATAAGGGATATCTGTTGAAGCTTGGTGCCACATACAATGCCACTTCATTATCTTTTTCTCCAGATCCCGGTTCCTATGACGTCTATTTTGTCGACTCTGATGGTCGTGCCAAGGCGAGGACGGGGATTAGCTCATTTGGAGCCCAATCTGTTGATTTTTCAAGTTTAATTCCTGTGGATATTGAGACTACCCTTTATCCTGGAGCCATCCAGAGGGTCTTTCATCCAGGCGATGACATGGGGATACTGATAACAATTCGGCCAAGTGAACCAAAGTTGGTGGACTTGTACCTACTTACTGAAATCACTGCAGGGGATTCAACATCAACGTATTACTGGATAGTGGGAAAAGATGGATCTCTTGAAGCAAAGCCCTACGGTGATGGTCCTTTTCCATCGTCTCCAGAGCCAGTAATAAGAAGCATATTTTTTGACAGAAACGTCACTGCTCAAACATTTCTTTCACATATACCTGAAGATGTTTCTGCCCTTTCGGGCAAACTGAAATTTTTGTTGACGAGGCCTGGAGCCGATCCCGAGAAAACGCCAGAGGCGGTTATTGGAGAGGATATCTTAGATTTTAGGATAAATTAA
- a CDS encoding flagellar hook protein FlgE: MGLTSSLYSGVSGLSNMGTAMQVIGDNISNINTTAFKGARATFQDIMALNINTASGTSQIGRGSSMADVSPLFIQGSFESTSSPTDLAIAGNGFFIVTDPKVENSLYYTRDGQFHLDQFGYLVNPAGLRVQGWKMETQPDGSAEIIGGIQSIQISNSSPPVATTQTTLTVNLDSRTPGPVSPATLWDDWVSTDGKDAGTLTANVHYEYRTSLNIYDSLGNTHDLTIYFDRTANEREWEFLVTMNPNEDKSAAAGTPQAGMLMRGHIKFTPQGQIEAIYGQAGDPTSPIERFNGGTWEPVTYGDHNYPQLVAFFIPPTGTVNPSTGQDQSAQIIEFNFGAQATLDRTTSPPTVLKWNTDAISSTQYANRSSTIFYDQDGFGPGFLESINVDSEGVISGHYSNGRIVALAQVALARFNAPQALGKEGGNLFRQTTASGPAITGQPRTNGLGSIASNALEQSTVDLGTEFVKLITTQRAFQANSRLITTTDDMMSELLNMKR, encoded by the coding sequence ATGGGTCTAACAAGTTCGCTTTACTCAGGAGTTAGTGGGCTCTCAAACATGGGGACGGCCATGCAGGTCATCGGCGACAATATTTCAAATATCAATACTACAGCCTTTAAAGGGGCAAGGGCTACATTCCAAGATATTATGGCCCTAAACATTAACACCGCCAGTGGCACATCTCAGATAGGACGCGGTTCATCTATGGCAGACGTTTCTCCATTATTTATTCAAGGATCTTTTGAGAGCACATCATCTCCTACAGACCTTGCCATTGCGGGAAATGGATTTTTTATCGTCACTGATCCAAAGGTGGAAAACAGCTTGTATTACACCCGTGATGGTCAATTCCACTTGGATCAATTTGGATACTTGGTGAATCCTGCCGGGTTAAGGGTGCAGGGTTGGAAGATGGAGACTCAACCAGATGGTTCCGCTGAAATAATTGGTGGGATACAGAGCATTCAAATATCAAATTCTTCACCACCAGTAGCAACAACTCAAACAACATTAACTGTCAATCTGGACAGCAGGACTCCTGGACCTGTGAGCCCAGCTACTCTTTGGGATGACTGGGTTTCCACAGATGGTAAAGATGCAGGGACCCTTACTGCAAATGTTCATTATGAATATAGGACCTCCCTAAATATATATGATAGCCTTGGAAATACCCATGACCTTACGATCTATTTCGACAGGACTGCAAATGAGAGGGAGTGGGAGTTTTTAGTGACTATGAATCCCAATGAGGATAAGAGCGCTGCTGCTGGTACACCACAGGCTGGGATGTTAATGAGGGGACACATCAAATTCACTCCTCAGGGACAAATTGAGGCGATCTACGGACAGGCCGGAGATCCAACCAGTCCCATTGAACGTTTTAATGGTGGTACCTGGGAGCCAGTAACCTATGGAGATCATAATTATCCGCAACTAGTGGCATTTTTTATACCGCCAACAGGAACTGTAAATCCATCAACGGGTCAGGATCAGTCTGCACAGATTATAGAATTCAATTTTGGCGCACAGGCAACTCTAGATCGTACCACATCTCCACCTACGGTTTTAAAGTGGAATACAGATGCCATCAGTTCAACCCAGTATGCCAATCGTTCAAGTACTATCTTCTATGACCAGGATGGATTTGGGCCAGGTTTTCTCGAAAGCATTAACGTAGATTCAGAGGGGGTTATATCTGGCCATTATTCAAACGGTCGGATTGTAGCACTAGCACAGGTGGCGTTGGCACGTTTTAACGCACCTCAGGCCCTTGGCAAAGAAGGCGGTAATCTCTTTCGTCAAACTACTGCCTCAGGGCCGGCAATTACAGGTCAACCCAGGACTAATGGATTAGGATCCATAGCATCTAATGCCCTAGAGCAGTCTACAGTGGATCTTGGAACTGAATTCGTAAAGTTGATAACTACCCAAAGGGCCTTTCAGGCGAACTCTAGGCTTATAACTACTACAGACGACATGATGAGCGAGCTCCTCAATATGAAGAGGTAA
- a CDS encoding flagellar hook assembly protein FlgD: MAVPTINTVSNNGIEELKAASNNQRAQLDREDFMKLFVTQLQYQDPMNPMQSAEMATQVAQFNMVDLMYKNNEAITKLVDATEASSLTESVSFLGKDVTYKGSAVRLTEGGADPVKIQLDKPSASTLVTITDEQGRIVRNIDIGGIQGEKTEFVWDGKDDAGETVNPGTYFMTVTALDQEGNNLDTTLWTQGTVVGLKTEVNGNIALSLDTGETTNLKDIQSVKQNLGR; this comes from the coding sequence ATGGCAGTACCAACAATAAATACTGTGAGCAATAACGGAATAGAAGAACTAAAAGCGGCCTCCAATAATCAGAGAGCCCAGCTAGACCGGGAAGATTTTATGAAACTTTTTGTTACGCAACTTCAGTATCAAGATCCCATGAATCCAATGCAAAGTGCTGAGATGGCTACGCAGGTGGCCCAGTTCAATATGGTTGATCTCATGTATAAAAACAATGAGGCAATTACAAAGCTCGTAGATGCTACTGAAGCCAGTAGTTTGACGGAATCCGTAAGCTTTTTAGGAAAGGATGTTACCTACAAAGGGAGTGCCGTAAGGTTAACAGAAGGTGGAGCTGACCCAGTAAAGATTCAACTGGACAAACCGTCTGCCTCAACCCTTGTCACTATAACCGATGAACAGGGAAGAATAGTAAGAAATATAGATATTGGAGGGATTCAGGGTGAAAAAACCGAATTTGTCTGGGACGGGAAAGATGATGCAGGAGAGACAGTGAATCCTGGTACATATTTCATGACAGTTACAGCTCTTGATCAAGAGGGCAACAATCTGGATACCACCTTGTGGACTCAAGGCACAGTGGTTGGCCTAAAGACAGAGGTAAATGGAAATATAGCACTGTCTTTAGATACTGGAGAGACAACAAATCTTAAAGATATTCAAAGCGTAAAACAAAACCTAGGGAGGTAA
- a CDS encoding flagellar hook-length control protein FliK — protein MILLSEILGLMTPGSLIKGSTEGFVAGEVFAEDHQFVEMFNEALAGLCKDAGENGVQGLKTQVLGELKEFLTNLSKEQSNGDLTLEGYLNELFKALNSFSNPLDEPVEGSSPEPQMDSLQSLEKEAKIKDNTAESKGREDGQGFLFGIIDLIEKNFTDPLNKVVFLKESQLKPNEYYIKTGPIGLNKEINADDQIKLEFFKEDGKKIPSENHFLQSDLSPHNKKISELTESLKRIIDFLKSSPSEFEEFQTKEIVQQTLRQIDVSNKAPMVESQSTAGGKDVKGMPYSAVSEDLASGAKYRGIANITVEKDHSKILDSFENQEEPSFGPSKGDFFQDGFNVIRGKVHDSPVLQQESVKIAKFGNESLELDKFYKNQEKGNSKKNISPNKIILKDENNQNISLYDQGELKESNGKVLADGKAIEDLREISPFKQEKANRNNIDEPNLAKNNAKNSNFKEIGHVTGSIQDHSVKPGLGNTSYAQATDTVKPHVLDQEAVELVNTIGKGIVQSIKRGENRLYLRLHPPELGRIKVDLKVDQTDNTVKAAFVTEVKDVKGLLLQHHNILKETLAHSGFHLQEFSVDVSGHESGSNAQTQWSFHDRYRGNSDGSTKGLSWKTAKSKNITEDQINRSHFISWTQGQALSIRV, from the coding sequence ATGATCCTGTTAAGTGAAATATTGGGATTGATGACTCCAGGATCTTTGATCAAAGGATCCACGGAAGGTTTTGTCGCAGGAGAAGTCTTTGCAGAAGATCATCAATTTGTGGAAATGTTCAACGAGGCCTTGGCTGGATTGTGCAAAGATGCTGGAGAAAATGGCGTTCAGGGGTTGAAGACTCAGGTCTTAGGAGAGCTTAAGGAATTTTTAACGAACCTTTCCAAGGAGCAGTCTAATGGAGATTTGACTTTAGAAGGCTATTTAAATGAACTTTTTAAGGCCCTTAATAGTTTTTCGAATCCTTTAGATGAGCCTGTTGAAGGCAGTAGCCCTGAACCTCAGATGGATTCGTTACAAAGTCTAGAAAAAGAGGCAAAAATTAAAGATAATACGGCGGAATCTAAAGGAAGGGAGGATGGGCAAGGATTTTTATTTGGGATTATTGATCTTATAGAAAAAAATTTCACTGATCCTCTGAATAAAGTAGTTTTTTTAAAAGAATCACAATTAAAACCTAATGAATATTACATTAAAACAGGTCCTATTGGCCTTAATAAGGAAATTAATGCTGATGATCAAATAAAACTAGAATTCTTTAAAGAAGATGGAAAAAAGATCCCATCTGAGAATCACTTTTTGCAATCTGATCTTTCACCTCACAATAAAAAAATATCTGAGCTTACCGAGAGCTTAAAAAGGATAATTGATTTTCTGAAGTCTAGTCCAAGCGAGTTTGAGGAGTTTCAAACAAAGGAAATAGTTCAACAGACTCTTCGTCAAATAGATGTTTCTAATAAAGCCCCTATGGTTGAATCACAGTCAACAGCAGGGGGTAAGGATGTAAAAGGTATGCCTTATTCCGCAGTCTCGGAAGATCTAGCCTCTGGCGCTAAATATCGTGGGATTGCGAATATAACTGTAGAGAAAGATCACTCCAAGATTCTGGATAGTTTTGAAAATCAAGAGGAGCCCTCCTTTGGTCCATCCAAAGGAGATTTTTTTCAAGATGGTTTCAATGTAATACGAGGAAAAGTACATGATTCTCCTGTGTTACAGCAAGAATCAGTCAAAATAGCTAAGTTTGGAAATGAAAGCTTGGAGCTTGATAAGTTTTATAAAAATCAAGAAAAGGGAAATTCAAAGAAAAACATATCGCCAAATAAAATTATTTTAAAAGATGAAAACAATCAGAATATATCTCTCTATGACCAAGGAGAGTTAAAAGAGAGTAATGGTAAAGTCTTGGCTGATGGCAAAGCAATCGAAGACTTGAGAGAGATTAGTCCTTTTAAACAAGAAAAAGCTAATCGTAATAATATTGATGAGCCTAATTTGGCGAAAAATAATGCAAAAAATAGCAATTTTAAAGAAATAGGGCATGTAACTGGCTCTATTCAAGATCATTCTGTTAAACCCGGTCTTGGAAATACGTCCTATGCTCAGGCAACAGATACGGTAAAACCGCATGTGTTGGATCAAGAGGCCGTTGAGCTCGTTAATACAATTGGTAAGGGCATAGTTCAATCCATAAAAAGGGGAGAGAATCGATTGTATCTAAGGCTTCATCCCCCTGAACTTGGGCGAATAAAGGTGGATTTGAAGGTAGACCAGACAGATAACACTGTAAAGGCGGCTTTTGTAACAGAAGTTAAAGACGTTAAGGGCCTACTCCTTCAACACCACAATATTTTGAAAGAGACATTGGCACATAGTGGTTTTCATCTCCAAGAATTTAGTGTGGATGTATCAGGTCATGAATCAGGATCAAATGCACAAACACAGTGGAGTTTTCACGATCGTTACAGGGGAAACTCTGATGGTAGCACCAAAGGACTGTCTTGGAAAACAGCTAAATCAAAAAATATAACTGAGGATCAAATTAACAGATCTCATTTTATCTCTTGGACACAAGGGCAAGCACTTAGCATTAGGGTTTAA
- a CDS encoding GGDEF domain-containing response regulator, protein MVDLREDSERFAYEEKQSIIVVDDDPAILGIVGHFIDSINIPFKIAKDGVEALELMEQEHATIVITDLLMPRMDGMRLIREIKKRWPDTDIIVMTGYGKDFSYTDVISAGASDFIQKPFNFNELEAKLRRVIRERNLRATLKRLSIRDGLTDLFNRRYFEQKLEEEAERAYRQGYPLFLILVDLDKFKPVNDTYGHQEGDKILRNLAKILINSTRKYVDSAFRFGGDEFTLIIPQANLRQVQIIAERIRQNYLETDRKGTTLSIGISRFKRTNRKLRDDLYTLIHQADEAMYKAKELGGDRVIVHKSAMEASAQYDG, encoded by the coding sequence TTGGTTGACCTCCGAGAGGACTCAGAACGTTTTGCCTATGAAGAAAAGCAATCCATTATAGTAGTTGATGATGATCCCGCAATTTTAGGGATCGTAGGTCATTTTATAGACTCTATAAACATTCCCTTTAAAATAGCAAAAGATGGGGTTGAAGCCCTGGAGTTAATGGAACAAGAGCATGCGACGATAGTAATTACTGATCTTTTAATGCCCAGGATGGATGGAATGCGTCTCATCCGCGAAATAAAAAAAAGATGGCCAGATACAGATATAATAGTAATGACGGGCTATGGGAAAGACTTCAGTTATACTGATGTAATTAGTGCTGGAGCAAGTGATTTTATTCAAAAGCCATTTAATTTTAATGAACTCGAGGCAAAATTGAGGCGCGTCATTAGAGAACGTAACCTCAGGGCCACATTAAAGAGACTGTCTATTAGAGATGGATTAACGGACTTATTCAATAGAAGATACTTTGAACAAAAGCTAGAGGAAGAGGCAGAGCGGGCCTATAGACAGGGCTATCCCCTTTTTTTGATCTTAGTAGATTTAGACAAATTTAAACCTGTAAATGATACCTACGGACACCAAGAAGGTGACAAGATACTCAGAAATCTTGCAAAAATCCTTATAAATTCCACTAGAAAATATGTTGATTCAGCGTTTCGATTTGGTGGAGATGAATTTACCTTGATCATTCCACAGGCAAATTTAAGACAAGTCCAGATCATTGCTGAACGCATTAGACAAAATTACCTTGAGACAGACCGCAAGGGAACAACCCTTAGTATAGGGATTTCAAGATTTAAAAGGACTAATAGAAAGTTGAGAGATGACCTATACACGCTCATCCATCAGGCAGACGAGGCCATGTATAAAGCAAAAGAGCTTGGGGGTGATCGTGTGATCGTACACAAAAGCGCCATGGAAGCAAGTGCCCAGTATGATGGGTAA
- a CDS encoding response regulator: MGSKKKILVVDDEESIHLLYREELEDEGYEVISAMDGEEALALFDEICPDLVILDINMPGMDGIEVLRQMKQKRPDVPVILSSAYPEYKQDLASWASDDYIVKSFNLDELKDSVKRHIK, encoded by the coding sequence ATGGGATCAAAAAAGAAGATTTTAGTGGTAGATGACGAAGAAAGTATACACCTTCTTTATAGAGAAGAACTCGAGGATGAAGGATATGAAGTGATTTCTGCCATGGACGGAGAAGAGGCTTTAGCTCTCTTTGATGAGATTTGCCCAGATCTTGTAATTCTGGATATAAACATGCCTGGTATGGATGGCATCGAAGTTTTGAGGCAGATGAAACAAAAGAGACCTGATGTGCCAGTGATATTGAGTAGTGCTTATCCTGAGTACAAACAAGATCTTGCGTCGTGGGCCTCAGACGATTATATAGTTAAATCCTTTAATTTGGATGAACTCAAGGATTCAGTCAAGAGACATATAAAATAA
- the galT gene encoding galactose-1-phosphate uridylyltransferase: protein MPELRRDPIIGRWVIISKERGKRPSDFIIEEERTKGGFCPLCPGNENTTPPEVLAYGRPVFAPNTPGWTLRVVPNKFPALVIEGDLDKRGEGIYDKMNGIGAHEVIIETPNHNETISDMPREQLIQIFRAYRDRILDLKKDSRFKYIIIFKNFGRAAGASLEHSHSQLIALPIVPHRIEEEIKGCLRYFDYKDRCVFCDIIRQERSQNIRIVAENREFVAVCPFAPRSPFEIWIMPKRHQSSYTDMDEDQLLGLTNLFSEVMRRLNKALPRVPYNYMLHSAPLRNGSLEHYHWHIEIMPKLTMVAGFEWGTGFYINPTPPEEAARFLREIDIRKEFKKT from the coding sequence ATGCCTGAGTTAAGACGTGATCCAATTATTGGTCGTTGGGTAATAATTTCAAAGGAAAGGGGAAAGCGTCCCTCTGATTTTATAATTGAAGAAGAGCGGACAAAAGGAGGCTTTTGTCCCCTTTGTCCAGGCAATGAAAATACTACTCCTCCTGAAGTGCTTGCATATGGCAGACCTGTTTTTGCCCCCAATACCCCTGGATGGACACTTAGGGTAGTTCCCAATAAGTTCCCGGCCCTCGTGATTGAAGGCGATTTAGATAAGAGAGGCGAGGGCATTTATGACAAAATGAATGGAATAGGGGCACATGAGGTCATTATAGAGACCCCTAATCACAATGAGACAATCTCTGATATGCCAAGAGAGCAGCTCATCCAGATATTTAGAGCATATAGAGATAGGATCCTAGATCTGAAAAAAGATTCACGATTTAAGTATATTATAATATTTAAAAATTTTGGGAGGGCAGCCGGGGCGTCTCTTGAGCATTCTCATTCTCAACTCATTGCCTTACCTATTGTGCCACACAGGATTGAAGAAGAAATTAAGGGATGCCTAAGATATTTTGATTATAAGGATAGATGCGTCTTTTGTGACATTATAAGGCAAGAACGTTCTCAGAATATAAGAATTGTAGCGGAAAACAGGGAATTTGTGGCAGTTTGCCCTTTTGCTCCACGGTCACCTTTTGAAATATGGATTATGCCCAAAAGGCATCAATCTTCATATACTGATATGGACGAAGATCAGCTTTTAGGCCTTACTAATCTCTTTAGTGAAGTAATGAGAAGGTTAAATAAGGCCCTACCCCGAGTCCCATATAATTATATGCTTCATAGTGCACCTCTAAGAAATGGCTCTCTTGAACACTATCATTGGCACATTGAAATAATGCCCAAATTAACTATGGTGGCAGGATTTGAATGGGGTACAGGTTTCTATATTAATCCTACACCTCCTGAAGAGGCTGCGCGCTTTCTCAGGGAGATAGATATTAGGAAAGAGTTTAAAAAGACCTAA